In Candidatus Methanoperedens sp., a single window of DNA contains:
- a CDS encoding cyclophilin-like fold protein: protein MPLPFESTAHRWGEEIYFDIPLDLKLENGKEVLDVGDIAYWPPGKNMCIFFGPTPSSKGGEVRAYSAVSVFGKVIGDARIFRTVKEGEGIRVEAIN from the coding sequence ATGCCTCTGCCTTTTGAATCCACAGCGCACCGCTGGGGCGAGGAGATTTATTTCGATATACCGCTTGACCTAAAGCTTGAAAATGGTAAAGAAGTGCTTGATGTGGGAGATATTGCCTACTGGCCGCCTGGCAAAAATATGTGCATCTTCTTTGGTCCCACGCCTTCAAGCAAGGGCGGCGAGGTCAGGGCATACAGCGCCGTAAGCGTATTCGGTAAGGTAATAGGAGATGCAAGGATTTTCAGAACCGTGAAGGAAGGAGAAGGGATTAGAGTCGAAGCTATAAATTAA
- a CDS encoding SDR family oxidoreductase — MEETILVTGATGTVGIELVEQLKNKANVRACYHSRKPDVDGVEWVELDYSKPKTIEAAFKNIDSAFLLTPFSDKTVEFTKILVKYARMADLNNIVRSSAMGADKVAPHNIGRWHWQAEQLIKESGISYTIIRPAFFMQNFINSYGQTIREQNSIYSSAGNGKAGFIDARDVASVAVEVLTCKGHENKIYELTGPEAISYAEAAGILTEVLGRKINYIDLSEEKARKSFEKSGLPEWMIEALLGLAIFIKNGHAAKLTHDVEKITGTKPRTFKQFIKDHASAF; from the coding sequence ATGGAAGAAACAATTTTGGTTACAGGCGCCACCGGCACAGTTGGAATTGAGCTTGTCGAACAATTAAAAAATAAGGCTAATGTGAGAGCTTGCTATCATTCACGAAAGCCAGATGTCGATGGTGTTGAGTGGGTGGAATTAGATTATTCAAAACCCAAAACAATAGAAGCAGCTTTCAAAAATATTGACAGTGCCTTCTTATTGACTCCATTTTCTGACAAAACAGTTGAATTTACAAAAATACTTGTAAAATATGCAAGAATGGCAGATCTAAATAATATAGTCCGATCGTCTGCAATGGGTGCAGATAAGGTTGCCCCTCATAATATCGGAAGATGGCATTGGCAAGCCGAGCAACTTATTAAAGAATCGGGAATTTCGTATACCATAATAAGACCGGCATTTTTCATGCAGAATTTCATTAATTCGTATGGCCAAACCATAAGAGAACAAAACAGCATTTATAGCTCAGCCGGGAATGGCAAAGCCGGATTTATTGATGCGCGTGACGTGGCATCGGTTGCAGTTGAGGTTCTGACATGCAAAGGACATGAGAATAAAATATATGAATTAACTGGGCCAGAAGCTATTTCCTACGCTGAAGCAGCAGGGATATTGACAGAAGTTCTTGGGAGAAAGATAAATTATATAGATTTATCTGAAGAAAAAGCTCGCAAGAGTTTTGAGAAATCTGGATTACCGGAATGGATGATCGAGGCATTGCTAGGTTTGGCTATTTTCATAAAAAATGGGCATGCAGCTAAATTGACTCATGATGTGGAAAAGATCACCGGTACAAAACCAAGAACTTTTAAACAATTTATCAAGGATCATGCCTCTGCCTTTTGA
- a CDS encoding type 1 glutamine amidotransferase domain-containing protein yields the protein MVKTINAVRTEPKKILIVVANPSVATTTKFSVGFWASELTHAYREFTHRGYEVTIASPKGGKVQVDTLSDPRDESGYSKDDKTSLEYFENPEFVKILENTPKITDFSAADFDAIVVVGGQSPMFTFKEEIGLQRKFKEFYDSGKLSAALCHGTSLLLYLKNNKGVPLIKGKKMTGFTNEEEDFVDKTVGQKVMPFRIEDVANKLGANFVKAEAFKPYAVRDRNLITGQQQNSGKATAELVIKALEE from the coding sequence ATGGTTAAAACTATTAATGCAGTGAGAACTGAGCCGAAGAAAATCTTGATTGTCGTAGCAAATCCGTCAGTAGCCACTACAACAAAATTTTCTGTAGGTTTCTGGGCATCTGAATTGACCCACGCTTACAGGGAGTTTACCCACAGAGGATATGAGGTTACAATCGCAAGCCCGAAAGGGGGAAAAGTCCAGGTGGATACATTGAGCGACCCAAGGGATGAAAGCGGATATTCAAAAGATGATAAGACCAGTCTGGAATACTTTGAGAATCCCGAATTTGTAAAGATTCTGGAAAATACTCCTAAAATAACAGATTTCTCGGCTGCTGATTTTGATGCTATCGTTGTTGTAGGCGGCCAGTCTCCCATGTTTACATTTAAAGAAGAGATAGGATTGCAGAGGAAATTCAAGGAGTTCTATGACAGTGGCAAGCTATCGGCTGCATTATGCCATGGAACATCTTTACTGCTGTATCTCAAGAATAACAAAGGAGTTCCCCTAATAAAAGGTAAAAAGATGACCGGCTTCACCAATGAAGAAGAGGACTTTGTTGACAAGACAGTTGGGCAAAAGGTTATGCCTTTCAGGATAGAGGACGTAGCAAATAAACTGGGAGCAAATTTTGTAAAAGCGGAGGCATTTAAACCCTATGCGGTCAGGGATCGCAACTTAATAACTGGCCAACAACAGAACTCAGGGAAGGCAACAGCTGAATTGGTTATAAAAGCGTTGGAGGAATGA